The Chitinivibrionales bacterium genome includes a window with the following:
- a CDS encoding ribulose-phosphate 3-epimerase — MSGRLSIGVLSADLMSLADDIALLENSGAGMLHFDVMDGHFVPQLTVGPAFVKAVKTKMLKDVHLMVEDPFDSIKQYASAGADIISVHVESCVHVRACLQFIGTLKNINDAQRGIAAGVAVNPGTALCDVKPLLEDADVVTLLGINPGYPGQTLYPDTAARAAKLWELIEESGRDIFLCIDGGVTKENINEVAKMEPDIVVTGSAVFEDRNVAQNIRMMTDAIK, encoded by the coding sequence ATGAGCGGAAGGCTGAGCATTGGGGTCCTGAGCGCCGACCTCATGTCCCTTGCGGACGACATCGCGCTTTTGGAGAACAGCGGCGCGGGCATGCTCCATTTCGACGTGATGGACGGGCATTTTGTCCCGCAGCTCACCGTCGGGCCCGCGTTTGTCAAGGCGGTGAAGACCAAGATGCTCAAGGACGTGCACCTGATGGTCGAAGACCCCTTCGATTCCATCAAGCAGTACGCGTCGGCCGGGGCCGACATCATCTCGGTTCACGTGGAGTCGTGCGTGCACGTGCGCGCGTGCCTGCAGTTCATCGGCACGCTCAAGAACATCAACGACGCGCAGCGCGGCATCGCCGCCGGCGTGGCCGTGAATCCCGGCACGGCGCTGTGCGACGTGAAGCCGCTGCTCGAGGACGCCGACGTGGTGACGTTGCTCGGCATCAACCCGGGGTATCCGGGCCAGACCCTGTATCCCGACACCGCGGCCCGCGCGGCGAAGCTGTGGGAGCTCATCGAGGAGAGCGGCAGGGATATATTCCTGTGTATCGACGGGGGGGTGACAAAGGAGAACATCAACGAGGTGGCGAAGATGGAGCCGGACATCGTGGTGACCGGCAGCGCCGTGTTTGAGGACAGGAATGTGGCGCAAAACATCAGGATGATGACTGATGCGATAAAATAA
- a CDS encoding radical SAM protein has protein sequence MPTLLLITASSPEIRRIRKPRVLNFQQITMPYLAARVPGHWRVFHVDEEAEKIDWNAKPDVVGITFHTPSAYHAYEIAAHFRSRGACVALGGPHVTLVPEEAQQHGDVIFIGEAEGLWEKFLREYEAGVCSRVYQQTAAPPLENIPMARKGLFHRRDRTSGVLFATRGCPHCCDFCTVAVMYCHGLRRRPVAEVAAEYGSFKGKVIIFWDDNIAGDMAYAKELFAAIAPHKKWWSSQAAVQAGKDEGFLEAAKASGCRQLFLGLESISQPSMSGVNKGFNRVEEYAEIIGRIHAHGIAVQAGIVFGFDNDTPEIFRDTLDFLEKTGVQNATFNILTPFPGTPLFSRLEAQGRIVTRDWRKYNSRNDVVFLPKLMSAAELSAGFRYANERFYSPACIVKRALRSPVQAWWTMPLNMAYRHRWRKMAHYAGQTSGTVPVAFPTPAPSILTSK, from the coding sequence ATGCCTACCCTTCTCCTCATCACCGCATCCTCCCCCGAAATCCGACGCATCAGAAAGCCGCGCGTGCTCAATTTCCAGCAGATCACCATGCCCTATCTTGCCGCGCGGGTGCCCGGTCATTGGCGGGTTTTTCACGTTGACGAAGAAGCGGAAAAAATCGATTGGAACGCGAAGCCCGACGTGGTCGGCATCACCTTTCACACGCCGAGCGCGTATCATGCGTACGAGATCGCCGCGCATTTCAGGTCGCGTGGCGCGTGCGTGGCGCTGGGCGGCCCGCACGTGACGCTCGTGCCCGAAGAGGCGCAGCAGCATGGCGATGTGATTTTCATCGGCGAGGCCGAAGGCCTGTGGGAGAAATTCCTGAGGGAGTATGAAGCCGGGGTTTGCTCTCGCGTTTATCAACAGACAGCCGCGCCGCCGCTCGAAAACATTCCCATGGCCCGCAAGGGATTGTTCCACCGGCGCGATCGCACAAGCGGCGTTCTCTTTGCCACGCGCGGCTGCCCGCATTGCTGCGATTTCTGCACCGTTGCCGTGATGTACTGTCACGGGCTGCGCAGAAGGCCCGTTGCCGAGGTCGCGGCCGAATACGGTTCGTTCAAGGGCAAGGTGATTATTTTCTGGGACGACAACATCGCCGGCGACATGGCATACGCCAAGGAACTGTTCGCCGCCATTGCTCCCCATAAAAAATGGTGGAGCAGCCAGGCGGCCGTTCAGGCGGGAAAAGACGAGGGTTTTCTGGAGGCGGCCAAAGCCAGCGGGTGCAGGCAGTTGTTTCTGGGGCTGGAGTCCATTTCCCAGCCGAGCATGAGCGGGGTGAACAAGGGGTTCAACCGCGTGGAGGAATACGCGGAGATCATCGGGCGCATTCATGCGCACGGCATCGCAGTGCAGGCCGGGATCGTTTTCGGGTTTGACAACGACACGCCCGAGATATTCCGCGACACGCTTGACTTTCTAGAAAAGACCGGCGTGCAGAACGCGACGTTCAACATTTTGACGCCGTTCCCGGGCACGCCGCTTTTCAGCAGGCTCGAGGCGCAAGGCCGCATCGTGACGCGCGACTGGCGGAAGTACAACAGCCGCAATGATGTGGTCTTTTTGCCAAAGCTTATGAGCGCGGCCGAACTGTCGGCCGGTTTCCGATATGCAAACGAACGGTTTTATTCACCCGCCTGCATTGTCAAACGGGCGCTGCGCTCGCCCGTTCAGGCATGGTGGACAATGCCGCTGAATATGGCGTACCGGCATCGATGGAGGAAGATGGCACACTATGCCGGTCAAACGTCCGGAACGGTCCCGGTCGCCTTTCCTACTCCAGCTCCAAGCATTTTAACAAGCAAATGA
- the lsrF gene encoding 3-hydroxy-5-phosphonooxypentane-2,4-dione thiolase has translation MPEADTSKVEKNFYTDVPQKSELFFLKGSNSYDWGMKNRLARIFNAESGKTVMLAFDHGYFQGPTTGLERPDITILPLAPFADALMLTRGILRSVIPPSLNKATVLRASGGPSILKELSNEHIAMDMDDALRVNACAVATQVFVGGEHETQSVTNLTSLVDAGNKVGMPVLGVTAVGKDMVRDAKYIRLATRMCAELGAAFVKTYFVPDFETVTSACPVPIVIAGGKKLPELDALKMAYEAIQQGASGVDMGRNIFQSEAPVAMIKAVRKVVHEHMKPEQAFELYLAHANLRKQKEK, from the coding sequence ATGCCCGAAGCAGACACCTCAAAAGTCGAAAAAAACTTTTACACCGATGTGCCGCAGAAGAGCGAGCTTTTCTTTCTAAAAGGCTCCAACAGCTACGACTGGGGCATGAAGAACAGGCTTGCCAGGATCTTCAACGCCGAGTCGGGAAAGACCGTGATGCTCGCGTTCGACCACGGGTATTTCCAGGGTCCCACCACGGGCCTTGAGCGGCCCGACATCACGATACTGCCGCTTGCGCCGTTTGCGGACGCACTCATGCTCACGCGCGGGATTCTGCGCTCCGTGATCCCGCCGTCGCTCAATAAGGCAACGGTGCTGCGCGCCAGCGGCGGGCCGAGCATCCTCAAGGAACTTTCGAACGAGCATATCGCCATGGACATGGACGACGCCCTTCGCGTGAATGCGTGCGCGGTGGCGACGCAGGTGTTCGTGGGCGGGGAGCACGAGACGCAGTCGGTGACCAACCTCACCAGCCTGGTGGACGCGGGCAACAAGGTGGGCATGCCGGTGCTCGGCGTGACCGCGGTGGGCAAGGACATGGTGCGCGACGCCAAGTATATACGGCTCGCCACGCGCATGTGCGCGGAGCTGGGTGCCGCGTTTGTCAAGACGTATTTCGTGCCGGACTTCGAGACGGTCACCTCGGCCTGCCCGGTGCCCATCGTGATCGCGGGCGGCAAGAAGCTGCCCGAGCTCGACGCGCTCAAGATGGCGTACGAGGCGATCCAGCAGGGCGCCTCCGGGGTCGACATGGGCCGCAACATCTTCCAGTCCGAGGCGCCCGTGGCAATGATCAAGGCCGTGCGCAAGGTGGTGCACGAGCACATGAAGCCCGAGCAGGCGTTCGAGCTGTACCTGGCGCACGCGAATTTGCGGAAGCAGAAGGAAAAATGA
- a CDS encoding DUF1638 domain-containing protein, with product MNLKLLACETFTREICACMEGLPHTVDLEFTAIDSHDHPDALRKQLQEKIDAEEQSGREYDAVLLCYGLCGNATAGLIARSVQLVIPRAHDCCTILLGSKHEFKRHFESCPSQAFLSRGHIERNSGAHVHHLWVKAPEERKTALAKMYGDENAESLIRAMNPPDSNRIVYISIKPTESSECIRICKEKADKEKKEYLQIDGSLALIRNLMSGNWYADDFLIVKPGKKIVGVYDWDTIIQSS from the coding sequence ATGAATCTCAAACTCCTCGCCTGCGAGACCTTCACCCGCGAAATCTGCGCGTGCATGGAGGGCCTGCCCCACACGGTGGACCTGGAATTCACCGCCATCGACTCGCACGACCACCCCGACGCGCTGCGAAAGCAGCTCCAGGAAAAAATCGACGCCGAGGAGCAATCAGGCAGGGAATACGACGCCGTCCTTTTATGCTACGGCCTCTGCGGAAACGCCACGGCCGGTCTTATCGCCCGCTCGGTGCAATTGGTTATTCCGCGCGCGCATGACTGCTGCACCATCCTGCTCGGATCAAAACATGAGTTCAAACGGCATTTTGAATCGTGCCCCAGCCAGGCGTTTCTCTCGCGCGGCCATATCGAGCGGAATTCCGGCGCGCATGTCCACCATTTGTGGGTGAAGGCGCCGGAAGAACGGAAGACCGCTTTAGCCAAAATGTACGGTGATGAAAACGCCGAATCATTGATCAGGGCAATGAACCCGCCAGACTCGAACAGGATCGTTTACATTTCCATTAAACCAACCGAGAGCAGCGAGTGCATCCGGATTTGCAAGGAAAAGGCGGATAAGGAAAAGAAGGAATACCTCCAGATCGACGGCAGCCTCGCCCTCATCCGCAACCTCATGTCGGGAAATTGGTATGCCGACGACTTCTTGATTGTCAAGCCAGGAAAGAAAATAGTCGGCGTTTATGATTGGGACACGATAATCCAGTCATCTTGA
- a CDS encoding DUF3795 domain-containing protein gives MATIGVCGDNCDVCPRYHATKSGKIEDLEKIKSLYVRLGMRKESSLAAELACNSCSPEKPCAYPDLLQCANSKRMKNCGFCCEYPCGKINAVFAKTDSWLDAIQGSCTEEEFQMLAKAFGKKKCYLDEIHKEKHS, from the coding sequence ATGGCCACTATCGGCGTTTGCGGCGACAATTGCGACGTATGCCCCCGGTACCATGCCACTAAATCCGGCAAGATTGAGGATTTGGAAAAAATAAAGTCATTATACGTCCGACTCGGCATGCGCAAGGAATCCTCCCTTGCTGCCGAACTGGCCTGCAACAGCTGTTCGCCGGAAAAGCCGTGTGCTTATCCTGATTTGTTGCAGTGCGCAAATTCCAAGAGGATGAAAAATTGCGGATTTTGCTGCGAATATCCATGCGGAAAGATAAACGCCGTTTTCGCGAAAACCGATTCATGGCTGGATGCAATACAGGGTAGCTGCACAGAAGAAGAATTTCAGATGCTGGCAAAGGCGTTCGGTAAGAAGAAATGTTATCTGGACGAAATTCATAAAGAAAAACATTCCTGA
- a CDS encoding bifunctional aldolase/short-chain dehydrogenase yields the protein MKNKWSEKNAKEFVSKHGATAGNSVALLAYATRLVGSEPGLALHGGGNTSIKATVKTMAGGSAALFVKASGLALDSIGPSGFVCLDLAYVKKFRQLRSISDSGMANEFRTHLLQQSDATASVETLMHAFLDKPCIIHTHPAAVLALCNREGGEKTVSEALGKNVAVLPYADAGLALGRAVSDTVQKKKDARAVVVMHHGLITWGAGPKQAYDDTIELVSRAEAYLKKSRSRELPVVNDTPVETAWKRYAAVAPMLRGLLSPDSGDPDNPHDKISLAPLISEEVLGLLGANGAKELFCTAPLTPDYCVRTKSYPLWIDNPNFSDGNAFRRQCAEAVASFSEMYASRIKKYSSTKIQTASPGFDALPRVVFIPGLGAVCAAKNPKRAVAVADITEQALFVKRNIFETGGTYKALAESHLFEMEFRGFQVAKMKSGNAPLGGAAALVTGAAGAIGSGICEALLELGCSLMVTDLAGDRLDAMAKALKATHGNRVAHAPLDVTDSSSVASAFETAIKVFGGLDIVIVNAGLAHVSPLVEMDVEAFRRLERVNIDGTLNLLAEAGRLFRAQNTGGDIVLVSTKNVFAPGAKFGAYSATKAAAHQLGRIASLEFAEMGVRVNMVSPDAVFSHGATKSGLWQQVGPDRMKARGLDEKGLEEYYRQRNLLKAKVTARHVANAVLFFVTHQTPTTGATIPVDGGLPDATPR from the coding sequence ATGAAGAACAAATGGTCTGAAAAAAACGCCAAGGAATTCGTGTCAAAACATGGCGCGACCGCCGGCAACTCCGTTGCCTTGCTGGCGTACGCAACGCGGCTGGTGGGAAGCGAGCCCGGGCTTGCCCTGCACGGCGGCGGCAACACCTCCATAAAAGCAACGGTGAAGACCATGGCGGGCGGCTCGGCCGCGCTGTTTGTCAAAGCCTCGGGCCTTGCGCTCGATTCGATAGGCCCGTCGGGTTTCGTGTGCCTCGATCTCGCATACGTCAAGAAGTTCAGGCAGCTTCGGTCAATAAGCGATTCAGGCATGGCAAATGAATTCCGAACGCACCTGCTCCAGCAATCGGACGCCACCGCGTCGGTGGAGACGCTCATGCATGCGTTTCTCGACAAGCCCTGCATCATCCATACGCACCCGGCCGCCGTACTCGCGCTGTGCAATAGGGAAGGCGGGGAGAAGACGGTTTCCGAGGCGCTCGGTAAAAACGTCGCGGTGCTGCCCTATGCCGACGCCGGGCTCGCGCTCGGCCGCGCCGTGTCCGACACCGTACAAAAGAAAAAAGATGCGCGCGCCGTCGTGGTGATGCATCACGGGCTCATAACCTGGGGCGCGGGGCCGAAGCAGGCCTACGACGACACCATAGAGCTGGTGAGCCGGGCAGAGGCGTATCTTAAAAAATCGCGCAGCCGCGAACTGCCTGTTGTCAACGACACGCCGGTCGAGACCGCCTGGAAGCGGTACGCCGCGGTCGCGCCCATGCTGCGCGGCCTGTTGTCGCCGGATTCGGGCGATCCCGACAATCCTCATGACAAGATATCGCTTGCGCCGCTCATTTCCGAGGAAGTGCTTGGCCTTCTGGGCGCCAATGGTGCAAAAGAGCTTTTCTGCACCGCGCCCCTCACGCCGGACTATTGCGTACGGACAAAATCATATCCGTTGTGGATTGACAACCCAAACTTTAGTGATGGCAACGCGTTCAGACGGCAATGTGCCGAGGCCGTCGCCTCGTTTTCCGAAATGTATGCGTCGCGTATCAAAAAATATTCGTCAACAAAAATCCAAACCGCGTCCCCAGGATTCGATGCCTTGCCGCGCGTGGTGTTTATTCCCGGGCTCGGCGCCGTGTGCGCCGCTAAAAACCCGAAAAGGGCCGTTGCGGTAGCAGACATCACCGAGCAGGCGCTGTTTGTCAAGCGCAACATTTTTGAAACCGGAGGCACCTACAAGGCGCTTGCGGAAAGCCATCTGTTCGAAATGGAGTTCCGCGGCTTCCAGGTGGCGAAAATGAAAAGCGGAAACGCGCCGCTTGGCGGCGCCGCGGCGCTGGTCACGGGCGCGGCGGGGGCGATAGGCTCGGGCATCTGCGAGGCGCTGCTTGAGCTGGGGTGCAGTCTCATGGTCACCGACCTCGCGGGCGATCGTCTCGACGCGATGGCGAAGGCCCTTAAAGCAACCCATGGAAACCGCGTCGCACATGCCCCGCTCGACGTGACCGACTCCTCTTCGGTCGCGTCTGCCTTCGAAACGGCAATAAAAGTATTTGGCGGCCTTGATATCGTGATCGTAAACGCCGGGCTTGCCCATGTGTCGCCGCTCGTCGAAATGGACGTTGAGGCGTTCCGCAGGCTCGAGCGCGTCAACATTGACGGCACGCTCAACCTGCTCGCCGAGGCGGGCCGACTCTTCAGGGCGCAAAACACGGGCGGCGATATTGTGCTCGTGTCGACCAAGAACGTTTTCGCGCCCGGCGCGAAGTTCGGCGCATACAGCGCCACCAAGGCGGCCGCGCATCAGCTCGGCCGCATCGCGAGTCTCGAATTCGCGGAGATGGGCGTGCGCGTGAACATGGTGTCGCCCGACGCCGTGTTTTCGCACGGGGCGACCAAGTCCGGGCTGTGGCAGCAGGTGGGGCCCGACCGCATGAAGGCGCGCGGGCTTGACGAAAAGGGATTGGAAGAGTATTACCGCCAGCGGAACCTGCTCAAGGCGAAGGTCACCGCCCGGCATGTGGCGAACGCGGTTTTGTTCTTTGTCACCCACCAGACCCCGACGACAGGTGCGACTATTCCTGTTGACGGTGGGCTGCCGGATGCGACGCCGAGATAA
- the lpxA gene encoding acyl-ACP--UDP-N-acetylglucosamine O-acyltransferase, whose amino-acid sequence MDIHPTAVIDPDARLASGVVVGPYVVIESGVTIGPRTTIGAHAIIHRFVRMGEDNRVHPNAIIGGLPQDISFTGKETWVEIANRNVFREGVTVNRSTTPDAPTKIGSDCLLMANVHVAHDCCLGDRVILANNTALGGHVKIEDLAFIGGGVVVHQFCRIGSLAMVAGFIAVRQDVLPYCMVAGTPVRHYRLNTIGLRRNGITGERYHALETAFRALRDGRNPGPGAAFPEVEHLRRWRAQPSRRGVYRFFRPESKTVEAELLTF is encoded by the coding sequence ATGGACATTCATCCTACCGCCGTTATTGATCCGGATGCCCGATTGGCCAGCGGAGTCGTTGTCGGCCCTTATGTGGTGATTGAAAGCGGAGTGACGATCGGCCCCCGCACCACAATAGGGGCTCATGCGATTATCCACCGTTTTGTACGAATGGGGGAAGATAACCGCGTGCATCCGAACGCCATCATCGGCGGATTGCCGCAGGACATTTCTTTTACGGGAAAAGAAACCTGGGTTGAGATCGCCAATCGTAATGTTTTCCGGGAGGGCGTTACAGTCAACCGGTCCACTACACCGGACGCACCAACAAAAATCGGATCGGACTGCCTGCTCATGGCAAACGTACACGTCGCCCACGATTGTTGCCTCGGCGACCGGGTCATTCTCGCCAATAACACGGCGCTCGGGGGCCATGTGAAAATCGAAGATTTGGCGTTTATCGGCGGTGGAGTCGTGGTACACCAGTTTTGCAGGATAGGATCGCTCGCAATGGTGGCGGGATTCATCGCCGTCCGCCAGGACGTGCTCCCCTATTGCATGGTTGCGGGAACGCCGGTGCGGCATTACCGTCTCAACACCATCGGCCTGCGGAGAAACGGCATCACCGGCGAACGTTATCACGCACTTGAAACAGCGTTCCGCGCGCTGCGCGACGGAAGAAACCCGGGCCCCGGCGCAGCATTTCCGGAGGTGGAACACCTTCGGCGGTGGCGAGCGCAGCCTTCGCGGCGCGGCGTTTATCGTTTCTTTCGTCCTGAATCAAAGACGGTTGAAGCAGAGCTACTTACATTTTAG
- a CDS encoding dihydrofolate reductase family protein — MAKLLVFNNISLDGFFTDANSDMSFAHNDVPDPEWDAFVQGNAAGGGTLLFGRKTYEMMAGFWTSPLAKKNMPVVAEQMNRHSKVVFSKTLEKASWNNTRLVKTGMIAEVRNMKKEPGPGLAILGSGSIVAQLAQEGLIDEYQFVVNPVVIGRGRTMFEGVKEKISLKLTKTRAFRNGNVFLCHEQIN, encoded by the coding sequence ATGGCAAAACTCCTCGTCTTCAACAACATTTCCCTCGACGGCTTCTTCACCGACGCGAACAGCGACATGAGCTTCGCGCACAATGACGTGCCTGATCCCGAGTGGGACGCGTTTGTGCAGGGCAATGCTGCCGGCGGCGGTACGCTTTTGTTCGGAAGAAAAACCTACGAAATGATGGCTGGATTCTGGACCTCGCCGCTCGCGAAAAAAAACATGCCTGTTGTGGCGGAACAGATGAACAGGCATTCCAAGGTGGTGTTTTCAAAAACGCTTGAAAAGGCGTCATGGAACAACACGCGGCTGGTGAAAACCGGCATGATCGCCGAAGTCCGGAACATGAAAAAGGAGCCCGGACCCGGCCTGGCCATTCTCGGGAGCGGCAGCATCGTTGCGCAGCTGGCGCAGGAGGGGTTGATTGACGAATACCAATTCGTGGTGAACCCCGTGGTGATCGGCAGGGGAAGGACGATGTTTGAGGGAGTGAAGGAAAAAATTTCGCTCAAACTGACAAAGACCCGGGCTTTTAGAAATGGCAACGTCTTCCTATGTCATGAGCAAATCAACTGA
- a CDS encoding transglycosylase domain-containing protein: protein MQTTRHYFPIFHTVAMQWSQDYRRDQSVPARQRKIWSRPLCTPAFTAAAAIATVLLVFVELTFSPFEEWYFTRLAKKCTFTVEQGPSTSIRFPANGPYDLRLGYSRIPGFIAALSSAGFAVVRQARISPEMGAAFDHGYNLPFNEKQQAGMTMRDKNGRIIFQSLFPSPVYASFDSIPDITVKSLLAIEDKKLLDRRHPSLNPAVNWQRFFLAAFRYAESRLGIRSRVPGASTLATQMEKYRHSSRGKTSGASEKFRQMKSASLLAYRGGGNTVPARREITLQYINTSPLGAVPGYGEIFGLGEGLRSLYGVNFDSVNAALRGDGTASLETRARYFRMVLSLLFAHQRPGFYLGSHPDALARKTDAYLRLLANRGVVPEALCDAALSCRVSIGRPAQALDPPAFPLLKPVNSVLDPLAEMLPVRTVYDLARLDCGVDCTLDSAATAYATGFFRNLETRLPFLDSLGLRAPKMLDKGDPSAAIYSLILFERKNGVNMVRVQADSYGAPLNFTSGIRLDLGSTAKLRTLITYLEIVEDLHRRFSAFGKKELAALAPRDRLSAWGKSYLLAAADTSLGAMLDAALDRTYSASPHEVFFTAGGVHQFENFDRGDDGRIVSVREAFKFSINLAFVRVMRDIVDYYIAMAPGTADLSSTAGAQEWMYYLNRFIVLESDVFLAEFHRQLKAVPPGKMADTLVAEIRSSPRRLAAIYCAVEKNPAPEGLMKFMQRHGITDTSLDNVTRLVNKTQGFSLSDRGFVAGIHPLKLLTAGYLAQNPGASLAALRLASIPSFQDAYKWIYSRNRISFQRSRIRIMLETDAFVAILHNWQRQGYPFAELTPSYATAIGASADRPSSLAQLAGIIQNGGVKLKTVRIERLTFGAGTPYETVLSDTGGDASRVLSEAVAAKVRSCMLGVVTQGTAVRACKTFDASTAVGGKTGTGDHRQRFFGPGGVLKGEVFVDRAATFVFLIGDRFFGAITVAVLGPRSKDYDFTSSYPVQLFVDLAPKLISLMDGNKNGMDRTPDKSHSVDIVQRKMSETRPAWLAAAPDAAGLSLLSISGGLPSPFLFSSAESKR from the coding sequence GTGCAAACCACCAGGCATTATTTCCCGATTTTCCACACCGTGGCAATGCAGTGGAGCCAGGATTACCGGCGCGATCAGTCTGTTCCCGCCCGACAAAGAAAAATATGGTCCCGGCCGCTCTGCACGCCCGCGTTCACTGCCGCCGCGGCAATCGCTACGGTGCTGCTTGTCTTTGTGGAATTGACCTTCTCGCCGTTTGAGGAATGGTATTTCACGCGGCTTGCCAAAAAGTGCACCTTCACCGTTGAGCAGGGGCCTTCCACGAGCATCCGGTTTCCCGCAAACGGCCCCTATGACTTGCGGCTCGGCTACAGCAGAATACCAGGATTTATCGCGGCATTGTCAAGCGCCGGGTTTGCCGTTGTGCGCCAGGCAAGAATTTCGCCCGAAATGGGCGCCGCTTTCGACCACGGCTATAACCTGCCATTCAATGAAAAACAGCAGGCCGGCATGACCATGCGCGACAAGAACGGCCGCATCATTTTTCAATCGCTGTTTCCTTCCCCGGTCTATGCATCCTTCGACTCGATCCCGGACATCACCGTCAAGTCGCTCCTTGCCATCGAGGACAAGAAACTGCTTGACCGACGCCATCCTTCGCTCAACCCCGCGGTGAACTGGCAACGGTTTTTTCTTGCCGCTTTCCGGTACGCCGAGTCCAGACTGGGCATCCGCTCCCGCGTGCCGGGCGCAAGCACCCTCGCAACGCAAATGGAAAAATACCGCCATTCAAGCCGGGGAAAAACGTCGGGGGCCTCGGAAAAATTCCGGCAAATGAAATCCGCTTCGCTTCTGGCCTACCGCGGGGGCGGCAACACGGTTCCGGCGCGCAGGGAAATCACTCTCCAATATATCAACACTTCGCCCCTCGGTGCCGTTCCGGGTTACGGCGAGATATTCGGGCTCGGCGAAGGCCTCCGCAGCCTGTACGGCGTGAATTTCGATTCTGTCAATGCTGCGCTCCGCGGGGACGGTACAGCGTCCCTCGAAACGCGGGCGCGTTACTTTCGCATGGTCCTGAGCCTGCTGTTCGCCCACCAGCGCCCCGGATTTTACCTCGGCTCCCATCCCGACGCGCTGGCGAGGAAAACCGACGCCTATCTGCGGCTGCTCGCAAACCGCGGCGTCGTTCCCGAGGCATTGTGCGACGCCGCGCTTTCGTGCCGCGTGAGCATCGGGCGTCCGGCGCAGGCCCTCGACCCGCCCGCGTTCCCCCTGCTCAAACCCGTCAACAGCGTGCTCGACCCGCTCGCCGAGATGCTCCCGGTGCGCACCGTGTACGACCTGGCCCGCCTTGACTGCGGCGTGGACTGCACCCTCGATTCGGCCGCCACGGCATACGCGACGGGGTTCTTCCGGAACCTCGAAACCAGGCTGCCGTTCTTGGACTCGCTCGGACTCCGTGCGCCCAAGATGCTTGACAAAGGCGACCCGTCGGCGGCGATCTACAGCCTGATCCTTTTCGAACGGAAAAACGGCGTCAACATGGTCCGGGTCCAGGCCGACTCCTACGGCGCGCCCCTCAACTTTACCAGCGGCATCAGGCTCGATCTCGGATCGACGGCAAAGCTGCGGACCCTCATCACCTACCTCGAGATCGTCGAGGACCTTCACCGGCGGTTCTCCGCTTTCGGCAAAAAGGAGCTTGCCGCCCTTGCCCCGCGCGACCGCCTCAGCGCCTGGGGGAAGTCGTACCTGCTCGCGGCGGCGGACACAAGCCTCGGCGCCATGCTTGACGCCGCCCTTGACCGTACGTATTCGGCAAGCCCGCACGAAGTTTTTTTCACCGCGGGTGGAGTGCACCAGTTCGAAAACTTCGACCGCGGAGACGACGGCCGCATCGTGTCGGTGCGGGAGGCGTTCAAATTCTCGATAAATCTCGCGTTTGTCAGAGTGATGCGCGACATCGTGGATTACTACATCGCGATGGCCCCGGGCACGGCGGACCTTTCGTCCACCGCCGGCGCGCAGGAATGGATGTATTACCTCAACCGGTTCATCGTTCTTGAAAGCGACGTGTTCCTCGCGGAATTCCACCGGCAGTTGAAGGCCGTTCCCCCCGGCAAAATGGCGGACACCCTCGTGGCGGAAATTCGGTCGTCGCCGCGCAGACTCGCCGCGATCTACTGCGCCGTTGAAAAAAACCCAGCCCCGGAAGGGCTCATGAAGTTCATGCAGCGCCACGGCATCACCGACACCTCGCTCGACAACGTCACGAGGCTGGTTAACAAAACGCAGGGATTCAGCCTTTCGGACCGCGGGTTTGTGGCCGGCATCCATCCGCTCAAGTTGCTGACCGCAGGCTATCTCGCGCAGAATCCCGGCGCATCCCTCGCCGCCCTTCGGCTCGCAAGCATTCCCTCGTTCCAGGACGCGTATAAATGGATTTACAGCCGCAACCGGATCTCGTTCCAGAGATCCCGCATCCGCATCATGCTCGAAACGGACGCCTTTGTGGCGATCCTTCACAACTGGCAACGGCAGGGGTACCCCTTTGCCGAATTAACGCCGTCGTACGCCACGGCCATCGGCGCGTCGGCGGACCGTCCCTCGTCGCTTGCGCAGCTCGCCGGGATCATCCAAAACGGCGGCGTAAAACTGAAAACGGTGCGGATTGAACGCCTGACGTTCGGCGCGGGCACGCCCTACGAAACCGTGCTGAGCGACACGGGCGGGGACGCGAGCCGGGTTCTGTCGGAAGCGGTCGCGGCTAAGGTGCGCTCGTGCATGTTGGGCGTGGTGACGCAAGGCACGGCCGTGCGCGCCTGCAAGACTTTCGACGCGTCTACCGCCGTTGGGGGAAAGACCGGGACCGGCGACCACCGCCAGCGTTTTTTCGGGCCCGGCGGGGTCCTGAAAGGCGAAGTGTTCGTGGACCGGGCCGCAACGTTTGTGTTTTTGATCGGCGACCGGTTCTTCGGGGCCATTACCGTCGCGGTGCTCGGCCCGCGATCGAAGGATTACGACTTCACGAGTTCCTACCCTGTCCAGCTCTTCGTTGATCTCGCGCCAAAGCTGATTTCCCTGATGGACGGTAATAAAAACGGCATGGATCGTACTCCGGACAAGAGCCATTCAGTGGACATCGTGCAACGCAAAATGTCCGAGACCCGACCAGCCTGGCTGGCGGCCGCGCCCGACGCGGCCGGCCTTTCTCTTTTGTCAATATCCGGGGGCTTGCCGTCGCCATTCTTATTCTCGTCCGCGGAATCAAAAAGATAA